In Dysidea avara chromosome 3, odDysAvar1.4, whole genome shotgun sequence, a single window of DNA contains:
- the LOC136251776 gene encoding uncharacterized protein produces the protein MTSRYWTFVVLFIYLLNIINALECTEESLCYTITPDNGPFSDQIIYAANNTGNRSITILVHSGNYNATDKAAKNFINFENITIMKHPNDAEPATISCPVIITDSHFYNGVGFENCNKIFISGLSFTHCGITTSGLYFYNTTDLTINNCTFHSNLENGIQIVTGNNISLTNCHFFNNVALHNDNSSRLIGMSNVNTTGGVGFGAYFIDQTNVTISVHNCTFTENLSYKNPGFNASADMRPYAFIPFGNGGGVDIQTARVNNLYASITDCRFHSNAAINQGGGLVMIAVDSSNNTLDVSTCEFVGNKALGYLLRSYDGIIDKSNIKDSVKDILTKFSNISLITETILTAPLNAIPLSGGLGGGIAMSLYGQAVRNKLIVKDTTFLDNLGIITGAVGFVVRDALSKIEDGVDTNGAILTNCKFINNAALFGGTAIGMASYARVDITSQPIEINNCIFEGNRNLLPTIYSYEYGFLGAVSGIRFPVSFRGTNMFRSNYGGGVSMYHARVDFRGELSFNDHYGAAFGGALRIGALSLVQLFPNTRMTFVNNSASQFGGAIAVQNYRDANDITLILNNNCFVQYNIGCENDNNPFEWTAKFDFDDNRVTTENGEGQVFFSEDIRNCILPRLVNNNSTNFEKTVFAVDDIFNFTDNNKRDSFVTAPHFLVLGNKNRTVTASPGERFNLYLHAVDENNNVKFAVYTYPKPMSSIISSGIVIDVNSSNTGFASLSKVVNMTQRASFILRDSSWLAHQNCSHVQPNISSANFVLQLIDSSNGQVVSDLNVMITVQCCRAAYKYNSRNGKCELAYNQNNIIRRERSSNRYVYIQPDRYGGFMTTGGPFVTTKIPLSYQNCTQEGRLSGCLVMDDDFDQQCSQGRTGFLCGSCIKGSENRGVALNLIECVPCGPGSVVIFVFSCILIVVLSMLTIYFNIGLPNALKGFLFFIQVVGYVYRTGVASGEIEWHFYLSRFFGFSFYMPLCISSNLDTVQVAMLGFIPPVLMAMCILTHIVLARFLVPLSKRKTVDGIWFLVLIIYVYTADTCLNLLRCVQVYEPIEFKGKRVYYFDGSLECIGTGHVQYGVIAIIVAVLILIPLPLYVLAVSCNWFKNTGPIRDIVGTGVRPKHEWWSSYDLGRRLLFVVIYLFFEIFISEYTECALTFAALVVLIITSRVHPYTQKMANLVEWLIMLDLVLISTCFLNTDQRAHADSDHLAILLLILPFVYCLFYLVFKAIEVSWNKWIVTPEWDGNKTESVGGSNSIVQRKLSRHRATLRKWSAMFQSGHINVRTLSDATARMLDGDNSCERFRDELLADYATIDN, from the exons ATGACATCAAGGTATTGGACCTTTGTTGTTTTGTTCATATATTTGTTAAACATCATAAATGCATTGGAGTGCACAGAGGAATCACTCTGTTACACTATTACACCAGACAATGGACCATTTTCTGACCAAATTATCTATGCTGCTAATAACACTGGAAATCGATCTATTACAATTCTAGTGCACTCTGGGAATTACAATGCGACAGATAAGGCAGCTAAAAATTTTATTAACTTTGAGAATATAACAATTATGAAACATCCAAATGATGCAGAACCAGCTACTATATCATGTCCTGTAATTATCACTGATTCTCATTTTTACAATGGTGTTGGCTTTGAGAATTGCAATAAGATTTTTATTTCAGGGTTGAGCTTCACACACTGTGGTATAACTACTTCTGGTTTATACTTTTACAATACCACAGATTTAACTATCAACAATTGTACATTCCACAGCAACCTAGAGAATGGAATTCAAATTGTAACTGGGAATAATATCAGCCTCACAAACTGTCATTTCTTTAACAATGTTGCTTTGCACAATGACAACAGTTCCAGGTTGATTGGAATGAGTAATGTTAATACCACAGGAGGTGTGGGGTTTGGTGCATATTTTATTGACCAAACCAATGTCACAATATCAGTTCACAACTGCACTTTTACAGAAAATCTTTCCTATAAGAACCCCGGTTTTAATGCATCTGCAGATATGAGACCTTATGCATTCATCCCATTTGGAAATGGAGGTGGAGTGGATATACAAACAGCTAGAGTAAACAACTTATATGCTAGTATAACTGACTGTCGCTTTCACAGTAATGCAGCAATCAACCAGGGAGGTGGTCTAGTAATGATAGCTGTGGATTCCAGTAATAACACTTTAGATGTTTCCACATGTGAATTTGTTGGGAACAAAGCTCTCGGTTATTTATTAAGATCATACGATGGCATTATTGATAAGTCCAACATTAAAGATTCTGTAAAAGACATACTTACAAAGTTTTCAAACATCAGTCTTATTACTGAAACAATACTGACTGCACCATTAAATGCTATACCATTGTCAGGTGGGCTTGGAGGAGGCATTGCCATGAGTTTGTATGGCCAAGCAGTTCGTAATAAACTAATTGTGAAAGACACAACTTTCCTAGACAATCTGGGAATTATCACTGGAGCTGTGGGCTTTGTTGTTCGTGATGCGCTGTCAAAAATTGAAGATGGGGTTGATACCAATGGAGCTATTCTTACCAA TTGTAAGTTCATCAACAATGCTGCACTGTTTGGTGGAACAGCTATTGGAATGGCATCATACGCTCGTGTAGACATTACCAGTCAGCCTATTGAGATAAATAACTG CATATTTGAAGGCAATCGTAATTTACTACCAACAATTTATTCGTATGAGTATGGATTTCTGGGTGCTGTGTCTGGAATAAGATTTCCAGTGAGCTTTAGAGGTACCAACATGTTTCGTTCTAATTATGGTGGGGGTGTGTCCATGTACCATGCCAGAGTTGACTTCAGAGGTGAACTAAGTTTTAATGATCACTATGGAGCTGCATTTGGTGGTGCATTACGAATCGGAGCGCTATCTTTG GTTCAACTGTTTCCTAACACAAGGATGACATTTGTCAACAATAGTGCATCACAGTTTGGAGGAGCAATTGCTGTACAAAATTACAGAGATGCAAATGATATTACCTTAATTCTGAACAACAATTGTTTTGTTCAGTACAACATTGGATGTGAAAATGATAACAATCCATTTGAATGGACA GCAAAATTTGATTTTGATGATAACAGAGTTACAACAGAGAATGGAGAGGGTCAAGTTTTCTTTTCTGAAGATATTCGAAATTGCATTCTACCACGACTGGTTAATAACAACAGTACAAATTTTGAAAAAACGGTATTTGCAGTGGATGATATATTTAACTTCAC AGACAACAACAAAAGAGACAGTTTTGTGACGGCTCCACACTTCTTAGTGTTG GGAAATAAAAACAGAACTGTAACTGCATCTCCTGGAGAAAGGTTTAATTTATATCTTCACGCTGTGGATGAAAACAATAATGTGAAATTTGCTGTTTACACTTACCCTAAACCAATGAGTTCCATCATATCATCTGGTATTGTAATAGATGTTAACAGCAGTAACACTGGTTTTGCTTCCTTGAGTAAAGTAGTCAATATGACGCAAAGAGCATCATTTATACTTCGTGATTCATCTTGGTTAGCACATCAGAACTGCAGCCATGTACAGCCAAACATTTCAAGTGCCAACTTTGTTTTGCAGTTGATTGATTCGTCTAATGGACAAGTG GTTAGTGATCTAAATGTGATGATTACGGTGCAATGTTGTCGTGCTGCTTATAAATATAATAGTCGTAATGGAAAATGTGAGTTAGCATATAACCAAAACAACATCATTAGAAGAGAAAGATCTAGCAACAGATATGTGTACATTCAA CCTGATAGATATGGAGGGTTTATGACTACTGGTGGTccctttgtgacaacaaaaattCCACTATCTTATCAAAACTGTACACAAGAGGGAAGGCTATCAGGATGTCTAGTAATGGATGATGATTTTGATCAGCAGTGTAGTCAAGGGAGAACTG GCTTTCTGTGTGGATCCTGTATCAAGGGATCAGAAAACAGAGGTGTTGCACTTAATTTGATTGAATGTGTACCTTGTGGTCCCGGCAGTGTGGTGATTTTTGTGTTTTCAT GTATCCTGATTGTAGTTTTGTCTATGTTGACCATATACTTCAATATCGGTCTTCCCAATGCACTAAAAGGATTTCTCTTCTTTATTCAG GTAGTGGGATATGTATACAGAACTGGAGTTGCAAGTGGTGAAATAGAATGG CACTTCTACTTGTCAAGATTCTTTGGCTTTAGCTTTTACATGCCACTATGTATTTCATCAAACTTGGATACAGTACAAGTAGCCATGCTTGGCTTCATACCACCAGTACTCATGGCAATGTGTATACTCACACACATTGTGCT TGCTAGATTTCTTGTCCCTTTGAGCAAAAGAAAGACAGTTGACGGCATTTGGTTTTTAGTTCTAATCATATATGTTTACACTGCTGATACCTGTTTGAATCTATTGAGGTGTGTACAAGTGTATGAGCCTATTGAGTTTAAAGGAAAGAGG GTATACTATTTTGATGGATCGCTGGAATGTATTGGTACAGGACATGTTCAGTATGGAGTAATTGCTATAATTGTGGCAGTTTTGATTTTAATACCATTACCTCTTTATGTACTGGCAGTCAGTTGTAATTGGTTTAAG AACACTGGCCCAATACGAGATATTGTAGGAACTGGAGTAAGACCAAAACATGAATGGTGGAGTAGTTATGACTTAGGAAGACGTCTATTGTTTGTAGTAATATACTTGTTCTTTGAAATTTTCATCAGTGAATACACTGAG TGTGCTCTGACATTTGCTGCTCTGGTGGTTCTAATAATCACTTCAAGAGTACACCCATACACACAGAAAATGGCAAACCTGGTGGAATGGCTAATCATGTTGGACCTTGTGCTGATTTCTACTTGTTTTCTGAATACTGATCAAAGAGCACATGCAGACAGTGACCATTTGGCTATCTTGTTACTGATCCTTCcatttgtttactgtttatttTATCTTGTGTTTAAGGCCATTGAAGTGTCATG GAATAAATGGATAGTCACCCCTGAATGGGATGGCAACAAGACTGAATCTGTTGGAGGCTCAAATTCCATTGTACAGAGAAAGTTGTCTAGACACAGAGCTACACTTCGGAAATGGAGTGCAATGTTCCAATCTGGACATATCAACGTGAGGACCTTATCAGATGCAACAGCAAGAATGCTTGACGGAGACAATTCTTGTGAGAGATTTCGTGATGAACTGCTAGCTGATTATGCAACAATAGATAATTAA